A single window of Nicotiana tomentosiformis chromosome 1, ASM39032v3, whole genome shotgun sequence DNA harbors:
- the LOC104096308 gene encoding small ribosomal subunit protein eS12-like isoform X1 — MDIMNALQLVLRKSGAHGRLARGLHEGEKVIEKHVVQLCVLAEDCDQTYNIKLVKALCADHNVCLITVPNGKTLGEWAGLCKIDSEGKARKAVGCGCVVVKDHGEETEGLHIVQEEDAAVAVAAAETPAPALVEPMDIMTALQLVLRKSRAHGGLARGLHEGAKVIEKHAAQLCVLAEDCDQLDYVKLVKTLCADHNISLITVPNAKTLGEWAGLCKIDSEGKARKVVGCGCVVVKDYGEETEGLHIVQEYVKSH, encoded by the exons ATGGACATCATGAATGCATTGCAGCTGGTGCTCAGGAAGTCTGGAGCTCATGGTAGACTTGCTCGAGGACTCCATGAAGGTGAAAAGGTTATTGAGAAGCATGTTGTGCAGCTTTGTGTGTTAGCTGAGGACTGCGACCAGACATATAACATCAAACTGGTGAAAGCACTTTGTGCTGATCACAATGTTTGTCTGATTACAGTTCCCAATGGAAAAACTCTTGGTGAATGGGCTGGT TTATGCAAGATTGATTCTGAAGGGAAAGCAAGGAAAGCTGTTGGTTGTGGCTGTGTTGTTGTGAAG GATCATGGAGAAGAGACTGAGGGTCTTCATATCGTCCAAGA AGAGGATGCTGCTGTTGCTGTTGCCGCTGCCGAGACTCCTGCTCCAGCACTTGTGGAGCCCATGGACATCATGACCGCTTTGCAGCTGGTGCTTAGGAAGTCTAGAGCTCATGGTGGACTTGCTCGAGGACTCCATGAAGGTGCAAAGGTGATTGAGAAGCATGCTGCACAACTTTGTGTGTTAGCAGAGGACTGCGACCAGCTGGATTACGTCAAGCTGGTGAAAACACTTTGTGCTGATCACAATATCAGTTTGATTACAGTTCCAAATGCAAAAACTCTTGGCGAATGGGCTGGT TTATGCAAGATTGATTCTGAAGGGAAAGCAAGGAAGGTTGTTGGTTGTGGCTGTGTTGTCGTGAAG GATTATGGGGAAGAGACTGAGGGTCTCCATATCGTCCAAGAGTACGTGAAGTCTCATTAA
- the LOC104096308 gene encoding small ribosomal subunit protein eS12-like isoform X4 yields the protein MEIKGTMKLEFPEDAAVAVAAAETPAPALVEPMDIMTALQLVLRKSRAHGGLARGLHEGAKVIEKHAAQLCVLAEDCDQLDYVKLVKTLCADHNISLITVPNAKTLGEWAGLCKIDSEGKARKVVGCGCVVVKDYGEETEGLHIVQEYVKSH from the exons ATGGAGATTAAGGGGACTATGAAGCTAGAGTTCCC AGAGGATGCTGCTGTTGCTGTTGCCGCTGCCGAGACTCCTGCTCCAGCACTTGTGGAGCCCATGGACATCATGACCGCTTTGCAGCTGGTGCTTAGGAAGTCTAGAGCTCATGGTGGACTTGCTCGAGGACTCCATGAAGGTGCAAAGGTGATTGAGAAGCATGCTGCACAACTTTGTGTGTTAGCAGAGGACTGCGACCAGCTGGATTACGTCAAGCTGGTGAAAACACTTTGTGCTGATCACAATATCAGTTTGATTACAGTTCCAAATGCAAAAACTCTTGGCGAATGGGCTGGT TTATGCAAGATTGATTCTGAAGGGAAAGCAAGGAAGGTTGTTGGTTGTGGCTGTGTTGTCGTGAAG GATTATGGGGAAGAGACTGAGGGTCTCCATATCGTCCAAGAGTACGTGAAGTCTCATTAA